The Sporosarcina ureae genome includes a region encoding these proteins:
- a CDS encoding thioredoxin family protein — translation MKEIKTATEFEEIIASDQPVLVKFEAGWCPDCKRMDMFIDPIVEKYDTYTWYEADRDVIPEIAEKYEVMGIPSLLVFQNGEKHAHLHSAFAKSPEQVMEFLDEVKI, via the coding sequence ATGAAAGAAATTAAAACAGCAACTGAGTTTGAAGAAATCATTGCGAGCGACCAACCAGTACTTGTGAAATTTGAAGCAGGCTGGTGCCCCGACTGTAAGCGTATGGATATGTTTATCGATCCAATCGTTGAAAAATACGATACATACACATGGTATGAAGCGGATCGCGACGTTATTCCTGAAATTGCCGAGAAATATGAAGTGATGGGCATTCCAAGTCTGTTGGTCTTCCAAAACGGTGAGAAACATGCACACCTGCATAGCGCGTTTGCGAAATCACCTGAGCAAGTTATGGAGTTTTTAGACGAAGTAAAGATCTAA
- a CDS encoding 3-hydroxyacyl-CoA dehydrogenase/enoyl-CoA hydratase family protein: MTYQIRKAAVLGSGVMGSGIAAHLANIGIPVLLLDIVPPKLGADDEAKGLTYEDPKFRNKFAATALEKLQKQKPAPLTTKKSLSLLTPGNFEDHLDQLKDVDWIIEVVVENLEIKKSLYEKIETVRKPGTIISSNTSGISIEAMTEGRSEDFQKHFLGTHFFNPPRYLKLLEIIPTETTLPEVVEFMTVFGEDRLGKGVVIAKDTPNFIGNRIGTYGLQVTLHEMLERGYTIGEIDSITGTLIGRPTSATFRTLDVVGLDTYMHVAKNVYDQTTGEEQKIFELPDVVTKMIDNGWIGAKAKQGFYVKKGRDIMELDMKTFEYVPTQKMKAPSIEMAKQQKGLANKLKTLLYAKDRAGEILWNTLTPTMLYAAELHGEIADDIVSIDNAMKWGFGWTQGPFEIWDAIGVKKSVDMLKEEGKEIPELVQSLLDKGYETFYKEENGDTYYFDGSDYQAVQVNEKAINLKQYKKKHGVIKKNSGASLIDLGDGIALLEFHSQSNAIGLDIIQMINFAIDEVEQNFKGLVIGNQGKNFCVGANLGMILMEAQDDNIFELDFVIRSFQNAMLKIKYSGKPVVAAPFQMTLGGGAEVCLPAAHIQASMETYMGLVEVGVGLIPGGGGNVNLYQKHLKGLPNGVPIDYQHIANKVFESIAMAKTSTSAEEARENNFLDFADGISVNPDHLIYDAKQAALSLFEAGYVAPKRAKVPVTGDSGYATLLLAAEGMFSSGFISEHDLKIAKKLAYVLSGGKIPYGTRVDEQYLLDLEREAFLSLVAEPKSQQRMQHMLVKGKPLRN; this comes from the coding sequence GTGACTTACCAAATTAGAAAAGCGGCAGTTTTAGGATCTGGAGTTATGGGTTCTGGTATCGCGGCACATTTAGCGAATATTGGCATTCCTGTACTTTTACTAGATATCGTACCACCGAAATTAGGTGCAGATGATGAAGCAAAAGGATTAACATACGAAGATCCAAAGTTCCGTAATAAGTTTGCGGCTACAGCATTGGAGAAATTGCAAAAACAAAAACCAGCTCCTCTAACAACGAAGAAAAGCTTATCATTACTTACACCAGGAAACTTTGAGGACCATTTGGATCAATTGAAAGACGTAGATTGGATCATTGAAGTCGTCGTAGAAAACCTTGAAATTAAAAAGAGTCTATATGAAAAGATTGAAACGGTGCGAAAGCCAGGTACCATCATCTCATCCAATACATCAGGAATCAGTATTGAAGCGATGACAGAAGGACGTTCAGAAGATTTCCAGAAGCACTTCCTTGGAACGCATTTCTTCAATCCTCCAAGATACTTGAAACTGCTTGAGATTATACCTACAGAAACGACATTACCTGAAGTGGTAGAGTTCATGACAGTGTTTGGTGAGGATCGTTTAGGTAAGGGAGTCGTGATTGCGAAGGACACGCCAAACTTTATCGGTAACCGAATCGGTACGTATGGTTTACAAGTGACATTGCATGAAATGCTTGAACGCGGTTATACAATTGGAGAAATCGACTCGATTACCGGTACATTAATCGGCCGTCCGACGTCTGCGACATTCCGTACATTAGATGTTGTGGGACTGGATACGTACATGCACGTAGCGAAAAACGTCTACGATCAGACTACAGGAGAAGAACAGAAAATATTTGAACTGCCTGATGTCGTCACTAAAATGATCGACAATGGCTGGATCGGCGCGAAAGCAAAGCAAGGCTTCTATGTGAAAAAAGGCCGAGACATTATGGAATTGGATATGAAGACGTTTGAATATGTTCCTACACAGAAAATGAAAGCGCCTTCAATTGAAATGGCAAAGCAGCAAAAAGGACTAGCTAACAAATTGAAGACGTTATTGTATGCAAAAGATCGTGCAGGCGAGATTTTGTGGAATACGTTAACACCGACAATGCTATACGCTGCAGAACTTCACGGTGAGATTGCAGATGATATCGTCTCGATCGACAACGCTATGAAATGGGGCTTCGGCTGGACGCAAGGACCGTTTGAAATTTGGGACGCAATTGGCGTGAAGAAGTCTGTGGACATGCTGAAAGAAGAAGGCAAGGAAATTCCTGAACTTGTTCAGTCCCTGCTTGATAAAGGCTATGAAACTTTCTATAAAGAAGAGAATGGCGATACGTACTATTTCGACGGCTCGGACTATCAGGCTGTGCAAGTGAATGAAAAAGCGATCAACTTAAAGCAGTACAAGAAGAAGCATGGCGTGATCAAGAAGAACTCTGGCGCAAGCTTAATTGACCTTGGAGATGGCATAGCTTTACTGGAATTTCATTCACAGTCGAATGCAATTGGGTTGGACATCATTCAAATGATTAACTTTGCAATAGACGAAGTGGAACAGAACTTCAAAGGGCTTGTCATCGGGAATCAAGGGAAAAACTTCTGTGTCGGTGCAAACCTTGGCATGATTTTAATGGAAGCACAAGATGATAATATCTTTGAACTCGACTTTGTCATCCGTTCATTCCAGAACGCGATGTTGAAGATTAAATATAGCGGTAAGCCAGTCGTTGCGGCACCATTCCAGATGACGCTAGGTGGCGGAGCAGAAGTTTGTCTACCAGCTGCACATATTCAGGCGTCTATGGAAACGTATATGGGACTCGTTGAAGTAGGGGTAGGCTTGATACCAGGGGGTGGCGGTAACGTCAACTTGTATCAGAAGCACCTGAAAGGTTTACCAAACGGTGTACCTATTGATTATCAACATATTGCGAATAAAGTATTCGAATCGATCGCGATGGCGAAAACATCGACATCTGCTGAAGAAGCTAGAGAGAACAATTTCCTCGACTTTGCAGATGGCATTAGTGTCAATCCAGATCATCTGATCTACGATGCGAAGCAAGCTGCCTTGTCATTATTTGAAGCGGGCTATGTAGCACCGAAGAGAGCGAAAGTGCCTGTAACTGGCGACTCAGGTTATGCGACGTTATTACTTGCAGCTGAAGGAATGTTCAGTTCAGGTTTCATTAGCGAACATGATTTGAAAATTGCGAAGAAACTCGCATACGTACTGTCTGGTGGGAAGATCCCATATGGTACACGTGTTGATGAGCAGTACTTACTGGATCTAGAACGCGAAGCATTTTTAAGCTTAGTAGCAGAACCGAAATCACAGCAACGGATGCAACATATGTTGGTCAAGGGGAAACCGTTACGTAACTGA